tttaataaaaaaaagaagacCCCAAAAAGAACCATTTTTcagaaataaatagtatgaagcATACTTAACAACAAAATTCAACAGGAAAAAAGAGAGCAAGATTTTGCTATAACGATCAATCGATTGGAATCAAATATATGGGAAAGCAAGATCAAAAGTACCAGATTTGTGGGCGATTTGAGCTTAAGAGAGTGAGTGCAAGAAAGATTTGTGAGCTTTCAATAAAGCAGAGAGTGAGTGAGCGAAGCCCCAAACtgagagaagaagagaagaagatgagaacgaaaaaattaaagagaagaatgagaaggaaaagaaaaaactcACCGGTGGTGGAGAAAAGGATCAAACTAGAGAAGAAAATATTGTTGAAAATTAAAATGGAGGAACAAAACACTTCTGCAAGAATTACAGCAGATGAGACATGTTTTGGTTATGGTTTTGCTTTTTTTTACTTAAAATGGAGGAAATAGGTTCTGCAAGAAATCTTTTAAAGCAGCAGGTGAAGATGAGAAGAACAAACCAGAGAACAAATCAGACAAGAAAAGAGGAAAATAATATCCTCTAACGTCTAGAAAAAGCagaggttaaaatagtaaaatactgCCAAGAAGTACTTTTGGCTGATAAAAGCTAAAAATTTCTCCTTTTCATCTGTGCAAAAGTCCTTTCTTTAAGTTGAAAAAAGTGGTACAGATGAAGGTTGTTCTTTATTACTTTTAACAAAAAAATCACTTTTTTGCCAAAAGCCATCACACAAGTAGTGCCGAATGGGGCCTTAATCCAAATGTAAATAACTTAAGGTTGAGTTGGACGCTAAAATTTGATGGATTAACTAGTAAGacttaaaattcaaattttattaaaaaagtttCAAATTTAATATAACTACCTAAGCTTGAGCTCCATAATTAAGGgaggatttaaaagaaaagaacaTTAATGATAGTTTCCTTCTTCACTCACTCTGCAACAATGGTCAACATTAGCCGAATTTGGTCCGTTTGGTAGCGACCACAAATAACTACTGTTTATATTATGTATTCCCATACGCGTCCCTTTCCATCTCTCACTTTGCCTCTTTTTCACCAATATCATTACATTTTAATATCAAAATTTGTACCTTatctttttctttaattacgaCATCGAGATTGTATTCTCGTTCATGAAAAGAAAATAGAGTTAACACCCTagtttcaaataataataactccTTCGGAAACGCCTAATTTTGTTTTTTGGCTGAAAAACGAATTAATACCCCCATACTTCAAGCAAAGTTGAAGATTGCATCCGGATTTCCAAGAGGGTGAGTTGAACACGATAAGAACAAAATCAATGCACAGTATGCATAAATGTTTTAGACACTTAAAAGGTTATAGGGGGGAAGAGAGATGATAGGTTAAGGTCTAAAATCTGCTAAAAGATTTGCTTTTGACATTCAAAATCTGCACACCATACACACTTACCACAACAACTAACTACTAGTATAGTGTAGGTAGCCCCTTCACATCTATGCCTTAAATGAGGCCCAGGCCCCATTTCGCTACAACACTGCAAACAGTCGCTGCTGTTGGCTGCCACTACTGCTGGCACTGCCACTGGAGAGAGAGGCGCCGTTCCCTTTTTTTCCTGATTTTTTCGTATCTCTCCCCACCACTAACATCCACAAAGGCCCTCAACCCAACTCTTTGTCCTCTTTTTAGATCTCTCTTTCAATGACATTTCATTGATGGCTGATGACTTTTTTAACACCCACCTCTCTTCCTCCTCCAATTATTCGTTATAAAACTCCTGACATCCACTCCTGCTTCTTCTACAAACAGCAAAACAGAACATGGTATATGTCTCTTTATTATACCTTAATTTCtggaacttaattttttttttcagttcATGAAATCATTTGATGTTGATTCAACTTTGTTgggtgttttttttcttttcaatttcttacAGGTTGGTCCAAGATCAATTCCTCATTGGCTTGGGGTTCTTCTTGGACAAAAGTTCTTCGATCCTTGCATACTTCATGAATCTGCAAAGAAGAATGAGAAGAACATTTTCTGCTTGAATTGTTGCATTACAATTTGCCCTCACTGCTTGCCTCTTCACCGTCATCATCGTCGCTTACAGGTTCATTCATCTATAATTTCCCCAGGAATCATATTAAAATTCACCATTGCAGATCAAATTCACTCTGTTTTTCCTTGTACACAGATAAGAAGGTATGTTTATCAAGATGTTATACGATTGAGTGATGCTCAGAAACTGATCAATTGTTCCCTCGTTCAAGTATGAAAATAatcattgaatttttttttctttcttttggatTCTATTCATCTGATCAGTTTCATAACTCCACAGCCTTACACAACAAACAGTGCCAAAGTAATATTTTTGAATGAAAGGCCAATGTCACGCCCATTTAGAGGCTCTGGTAACTTGTGCGTCAAATGCGATCGCAGCCTTCAAGACTCGTTTCTCTTCTGCTCCCTCTCTTGCAAGGTTCATCCTATATTCACACTCCCTAATATTGACTTTCTTACAATGTCACTGTTGTTGTTTCTCTCTTTGTTCTCAACTCTAAATTTGATGTCCTTTTTTCGCAACATGCATGCAGGTTAAGCACTTGTTGTACAaaagtagaaatgatttttgGTTGGTAGAGCAGGAAGAGGATCCTCAAATGACTCCTGACTCAGTCCTGGACTCCCATAGATCAAGTTGGTCAGGAGGATCCGCAAACACAGCTGCCACTAGCAATGGTGACAGTGGAACCAACTGCAAGCCATCTTTACTACTTTGCACAGCTACAACCGAGTTTCTCAAGATAAACAAGAAGAAACGGAGCTGCATCCTAACCCCTCGAGTTCCCCACCGCCACAGATGCCCACAGGCTGAGAGTAATAGCCGCCGGAAAGGTGTGCCTCATAGATCACCTTTGAATTAAATGGGTTGTGTTTCCAAAGAAATGGGGAAGTTTTGAGTGCATTGTAAAATCAATTAATTGCTCTTCCTCAAATTTTGTATAGTTTTTAAACCTATTAGACATAAGAATACATATTAGAATTGGATCACTGTTAAAAGAATTAGAGAAAGATGATTCGTTATGTCAAACTTGTAGTAATTCAGATGGGATTCTAAATCTAAGCCATTGTTGTAGTCAAATTAACTTTTAAAAGTCATGTGAAGGATGTGAATTATATGGTTTAGAAAGGCGCAGACAATTGACCATCTCAAAGGGTGGTTTGTTTAAATGTGACAAAAGGAAAAGTGGGTTTCTCTCGCATTGCAAAATAGTGTTTAAATAAACTATAGTGTCCTTTTGCTGGGTGATTAAACAAGTCATAACAAGCTTAT
This window of the Gossypium arboreum isolate Shixiya-1 chromosome 12, ASM2569848v2, whole genome shotgun sequence genome carries:
- the LOC108479396 gene encoding protein RGF1 INDUCIBLE TRANSCRIPTION FACTOR 1-like, with the protein product MVGPRSIPHWLGVLLGQKFFDPCILHESAKKNEKNIFCLNCCITICPHCLPLHRHHRRLQIRRYVYQDVIRLSDAQKLINCSLVQPYTTNSAKVIFLNERPMSRPFRGSGNLCVKCDRSLQDSFLFCSLSCKVKHLLYKSRNDFWLVEQEEDPQMTPDSVLDSHRSSWSGGSANTAATSNGDSGTNCKPSLLLCTATTEFLKINKKKRSCILTPRVPHRHRCPQAESNSRRKGVPHRSPLN